The Balearica regulorum gibbericeps isolate bBalReg1 chromosome 5, bBalReg1.pri, whole genome shotgun sequence genome window below encodes:
- the ZNF408 gene encoding zinc finger protein 408, with amino-acid sequence MERPGLGAFLAGGGGPGPEESLGAACPALRSLPPGLALGPSLSRAQSTGVWCVGRALPAGALLGPPGGAWEEAAGPGWRSLVQRSPKEAEANVALGWAGGRLQLRARRPIAAGAELLYWPEEARGAAAEERRPDGGEGIAAPREAGPRGRPAAVAEAAVAVQGDGAFPGGTAAEPLAGDPDVSRVVADETTVLDVPTEVSRPATKHFHRLQEQESTTSEHEPWQAGVLRTKNQHLKPISTVKANCRYKEELDEGVDPRSAAEKVEMGHKEACPEDLDPLSPLSGIRLSARLVDKPCKTHALASQLQKCLQDCDGRTAGQESQQPSPAEGESVETCEKESKTSKDSKLASPEHGGKGPLEGPKRQEEYTELVEGHSGSPGPSPKALSQKEMVKRKYRCGECGKAFLQLCHLKKHHFVHAGHKPFLCTECGKSYSSEESFKAHVLAHRGVQPFQCTQCDKAYRTKRDLQEHQVLHTGQRPFSCEQCGKAFARRPSLRIHRKIHLATGTGPAGPKGCQCAICGRHLANPGSLRNHMRLHTGERPYACPYCGKDFRQQSNLREHLRLHTGEKPYKCHFCGDAFPKLPELRRHLISHTGEAHLCTVCGKALRDPHTLRAHERLHTGERPFRCEQCGKSYTLATKLRRHQKSHLADKPYKCKLCGMGYTLPQSLARHVLTHKAEKDPEELTAAVASLAVDLPQAVRKRPQRKGHQEEVAAEPTLLMVEVPGPANEAELLITASGHCIAAYQSQGSTPDPKAHGRPVGHLPSAKDIIEITISEHEDKCIIVQDKGSPSDMVIIQEGVGFGAVAEVVEVETGT; translated from the exons ATGGAGCGCCCCGGCCTCGGCGCGTTCCttgcgggcggcggcgggcccggTCCCGAGGAGTCGCTCGGCGCCGCCTGCCCGGCGCTGCGCAGCCTGCCGCCCGGGCTGGCGCTGGGGCCGTCGTTGTCTCGGGCGCAGAGCACGGGCGTGTGGTGCGTGGGCCGGGCCCTGCCCGCCGGGGCTCTCCTAGGGCCGCCCGGCGGGGCctgggaggaggcggcggggccgggctggaggag CCTGGTGCAGCGGAGCCCGAAGGAGGCGGAGGCCAACGTGGCGCTGGGCTGGGCGGGCGGCCGGCTGCAGCTGCGGGCGCGGCGGCCCATCGCAGCGGGCGCGGAGCTGCTCTACTGGCCCGAGGAGGcccgcggggccgcggcggAGGAGCGGCGGCCGGACGGAGGCGAGGGGATAGCGGCGCCGCGGGAGGCCGGGCCGAGGGGGCGGCCGGCGGCCGTCGCGGAGGCGGCGGTGGCGGTGCAGGGGGACGGGGCCTTTCCCGGCGGGACGGCGGCGGAGCCCCTCGCAG GGGATCCTGATGTCTCCAGGGTGGTAGCTGATGAAACCACAGTCCTTGATGTCCCTACTGAGGTTAGCAGGCCGGCCACCAAACatttccacaggctgcaagaACAGGAAAGCACAACTTCGGAACATGAGCCATGGCAAGCTGGGGTGCTGAGGACCAAAAATCAGCACCTCAAGCCCATCTCAACTGTTAAGGCCAATTGCAGGTACAAGGAAGAATTGGATGAGGGTGTGGATCCCAgatctgcagcagaaaaagtgGAGATGGGGCATAAAGAGGCATGTCCAGAAGACCTGGATCCGTTGTCGCCCTTAAGCGGGATTCGACTCAGTGCTCGCTTGGTTGATAAACCATGCAAGACGCATGCTCTGGCCAGCCAGCTCCAGAAGTGCCTGCAGGACTGTGATGGCAGGACAGCTGGGCAGGAATCCCAGCAGCCCAGTCCTGCTGAAGGAGAGAGTGTAGAGACTTGTGAGAAAGAGAGCAAAACTTCAAAAGACTCCAAACTGGCATCCCCAGAGCATGGGGGAAAGGGCCCACTGGAGGGACCCAAGAGGCAGGAGGAGTATACGGAGCTAGTGGAGGGTCATTCTGGCAGCCCAGGCCCTTCGCCAAAGGCTCTGTCCCAGAAGGAGATGGTCAAGCGCAAGTACCGCTGCGGGGAGTGTGGCAAAgccttcctgcagctctgccacctCAAGAAGCATCACTTCGTCCATGCTGGCCACAAGCCCTTCCTGTGCACGGAGTGTGGCAAGAGCTATAGTTCAGAGGAGAGCTTCAAGGCCCACGTGTTGGCCCACCGGGGTGTGCAGCCTTTCCAGTGCACCCAATGCGACAAGGCTTACCGCACCAAGCGAGACTTGCAGGAGCACCAGGTCCTGCACACCGGTCAGCGCCCCTTCTCCTGCGAGCAGTGTGGCAAGGCCTTTGCACGCCGGCCCTCTCTCCGCATTCACAGGAAGATCCACCTGGCCACTGGGACTGGCCCAGCTGGTCCCAAGGGATGCCAGTGTGCCATATGTGGGCGTCACCTGGCCAACCCCGGCTCCTTGCGCAACCACATGCGCCTGCACACGGGGGAGCGCCCTTACGCCTGTCCCTACTGTGGCAAGGACTTCCGACAGCAGAGCAACCTGCGCGAGCATCTCCGGCTGCACACGGGCGAGAAGCCCTATAAGTGCCACTTCTGCGGCGATGCCTTTCCCAAGCTGCCAGAGCTGCGACGACATCTCATCTCCCACACGGGTGAGGCCCACCTGTGCACTGTCTGCGGCAAGGCGCTGCGGGACCCCCACACACTGCGTGCCCACGAGCGCTTGCACACAGGCGAGCGCCCTTTCCGCTGTGAGCAGTGTGGCAAGTCCTACACCCTGGCCACGAAGCTGCGGCGCCACCAGAAATCCCACCTGGCTGACAAGCCCTACAAATGCAAGCTCTGTGGCATGGGCTACACCCTTCCCCAGAGCCTTGCGCGCCATGTGCTCACCCACAAGGCAGAAAAGGACCCCGAGGAACTCACCGCTGCAGTGGCCTCTCTTGCTGTGGACCTACCCCAGGCAGTAAGGAAAAGGCCTCAGAGGAAGGGCCACCAGGAGGAGGTTGCGGCAGAGCCCACCTTGCTAATGGTGGAGGTGCCGGGGCCAGCAAATGAGGCTGAGTTGCTGATCACAGCCAGTGGTCACTGCATTGCTGCTTACCAGTCTCAAGGCAGCACCCCAGATCCCAAGGCACACGGGAGGCCCGTTGGGCATTTGCCGTCAGCAAAGGACATCATTGAAATCACCATCTCCGAGCATGAGGACAAGTGCATTATAGTGCAGGACAAGGGCTCACCAAGTGACATGGTCATCATCCAGGAGGGGGTAGGCTTCGGAGCAGTGGCAGAAGTGGTGGAGGTTGAGACCGGGACCTGA
- the ARHGAP1 gene encoding rho GTPase-activating protein 1: MATDPLSELQDDLNLDTDQSLGQLKLASIDDKSWPADEAPAFPKSEDSKGSPEPVTHLQWDDPYYDIARHHIVEVAGDDKYGRKVILFSACRMPPSHQLDHVKLLGYLKFTLDQYVESDYTLVYLHHGLTSENKPSLSWLRDAYREFDRKYKKNIKALYIVHPTMFIKTLLILFKPLISFKFGRKIFYVNFLSELEEYVKLEQLGIPSQVLKYDEYLRSLQKPPQVPQKPTPPRPPLPNQQFGVSLQHLREKSPDQSPVPLVVRDTIAHLQEHALATEGIFRRSANTQVVREVQQKYNMGVPVDFQQYEDVHLPAVILKTFLRELPEPLLTFGLYSHVVSFQSVEEVNRVDVVRKTLQTLPEENYQVLHLLTAFLVQVSAQSDRNKMTNTNLAVVFGPNLLWAKDVAITLKAINPINTFTKFLLDHQKELFEDVEA, translated from the exons ATGGCTACAGACCCACTCTCGGAGCTTCAGGATGACCTGAACTTGGATACCGATCAGTCCCTCGGCCAGCTCAAACTGGCCTCCATAGATGATAAGAGCTGGCCTGCAGATGAAGCCCCTGCTTTTCCCAAATCAG AGGACTCCAAAGGCTCCCCTGAGCCTGTCACTCACCTGCAGTGGGATGATCCCTACTATGATATCGCCAGGCACCACATTGTGGAAGTAGCAG GTGATGACAAATATGgaaggaaagtaattttgttcAGTGCCTGCCGGATGCCCCCAAGTCATCAACTTGATCATGTGAAACTGCTAGG GTACTTGAAATTCACACTGGACCAGTATGTGGAGAGTGATTACACACTGGTGTACCTGCACCATGGCCTGACCAGTGAGAACAAGCCATCCCTGAGCTGGCTGCGGGATGCCTACAGGGAATTTGATCGCAA GTACAAGAAGAACATCAAAGCCTTGTATATTGTGCACCCAACTATGTTCATCAAGACCCTGCTGATTCTTTTCAAGCCTCTGATCAG ctttaaGTTTGGACGAAAGATTTTTTACGTGAACTTCCTTAGTGAGCTGGAGGAGTATGTGAAGTTGGAACAATTGGGGATCCCAAGCCAAGTGCTGAA ATACGATGAATATCTGAGATCCCTGCAGAAGCCTCCACAAGTGCCCCAGAAGCCAACACCCCCACGTCCACCGCTGCCAAACCAGCAGTTTGGAGTCTCGCTGCAGCA TCTCAGGGAGAAGAGCCCTGACCAGTCTCCTGTTCCTCTGGTGGTCAGAGACACCATTGCTCATTTGCAGGAGCATG CTCTTGCTACAGAGGGGATTTTCCGGAGATCAGCAAATACACAGGTTGTCAGGGAGGTCCAGCAAAAATACAATATGG GTGTGCCTGTAGATTTCCAGCAGTATGAAGATGTCCACCTGCCTGCTGTGATTCTCAAGACCTTCTTGAGGGAGCTACCTGAGCCCCTCCTCACTTTTGGCCTCTACAGCCATGTTGTCAGCTTCCAGA GTGTGGAGGAGGTGAATCGAGTGGATGTTGTTCGCAAAACACTCCAGACTCTACCAGAAGAAAACTACCAAGTGCTCCATTTACTGACAGCCTTTCTGGTGCAG GTCTCTGCTCAGAGTGACAGAAACAAGATGACAAACACCAACCTGGCTGTTGTGTTTGGCCCAAATCTGCTGTGGGCCAAAGATGTAGCCATCACCCTAAAAGCCATCAACCCCATCAATACCTTTACCAAGTTCCTGCTGGACCACCAGAAGGAGCTCTTTGAGGATGTGGAGGCCTGA